In Haliotis asinina isolate JCU_RB_2024 chromosome 15, JCU_Hal_asi_v2, whole genome shotgun sequence, one DNA window encodes the following:
- the LOC137266451 gene encoding uncharacterized protein — protein sequence MTLISTTGKTYVLRSSIMKTLILLITIFHVCMSAKDSSVCTQPTQTGQYHPKPKIPDQFNVKVECNLLDKKQTTIVTEAYDFYGNRGAITQIQKGAKFQGYFDYHSNDYLNVLPDTSKCQVQNLGDSSSKFLFGYSPGIQGQGQIFSASGALHFTSNGSKEVYVGKAVIRGIQVDTWYSCQYWPEMDATMNVTWYFSDKSNWESSLGEESVPVSAHVTGIVYSGTSSHTFDHMYNFYGFENGATQADFEIPDGIVCPKRRNEKTMPALSSSFSMVGEVVSGEVTYLEERYDVNQQIAAYRYKPSAETNTEYGANRMVEINDFNTGVAYIIDELLGNCTVTKIDHGNFLYRHVAGSSGQVRMLTTQEFFLLDNMIDRYTYIGQRNIRGVMCDTWTGYHEDAGFGGSVKDNITVEWYFLSKNWTTWNDVAAVFPGDGVPVAMRAWSPDPSGKNVPIYNFNAFDFDRSVPNVLNYDISPCYVNDNRRMFHFSVDGQFEQFISDNMELFRYSVMSTIVSMCDISSLRVANIKVDLDEDVHVTFEMLDVASVVGDNPSVVPQVSLTDAANTFINSVQGGTFTIVWNDYLVGSGQAPSITVMSDSLTEMDYEKHQFGKPGIIGFGPGTMAGVGFAMIIVGGTMGAGTSFFCYK from the exons ATGACTTTAATTTCAACGACTGGGAAG ACATATGTCCTTCGCAGCAGCATAATGAAGACTCTCATCCTGCTCATCACCATCTTCCATGTTTGTATGTCAGCCAAAGACAGCAGTGTGTGCACACAGCCTACCCAGACAGGACAAT ATCACCCCAAACCGAAGATTCCCGACCAGTTCAATGTCAAGGTGGAATGTAACTTACTGGACAAGAAGCAGACGACAATTGTGACGGAAGCATACGACTTTTACGGGAACAGAGGAGCCATAACTCAGATTCAGAAGGGGGCCAAGTTCCAAGGATATTTTGACTACCATTCTAACGACTACCTCAATGTTTTACCTGATACAT CGAAATGCCAGGTGCAAAACCTGGGAGACTCCTCGTCCAAGTTTCTCTTCGGCTATTCGCCTGGaattcaaggtcaaggtcagatcTTCTCTGCATCCGGGGCCTTGCACTTCACATCAAATGGTTCCAAAGAGGTGTACGTCGGGAAGGCAGTTATCCGGGGCATTCAGGTAGACACGTGGTACAGCTGCCAGTACTGGCCGGAAATGGATGCAACTATGAATGTCACGTGGTATTTTTCAG ACAAATCCAACTGGGAATCCTCATTAGGAGAGGAGTCAGTTCCGGTGTCTGCTCACGTGACGGGAATCGTCTACAGTGGGACCAGTTCTCATACATTTGATCACATGTACAATTTCTACGGTTTTGAAAACGGTGCCACCCAAGCGGATTTT GAGATCCCAGACGGCATCGTGTGCCCCAAACGCAGGAACGAGAAGACGATGCCTGCTCTCAGCTCCAGCTTCTCCATGGTGGGTGAGGTCGTCAGTGGGGAGGTCACGTACCTAGAG GAAAGGTATGACGTCAACCAACAGATTGCCGCCTACAGGTACAAACCCTCTGCGGAAACCAACACCGAATACGGCGCTAACAGAATGGTGGAAATCAATGACTTCAACACAG GAGTGGCCTACATCATCGATGAGTTGCTAGGCAACTGTACGGTGACCAAGATTGACCACGGTAACTTCCTGTACCGTCACGTGGCTGGCTCCTCTGGTCAGGTCCGAATGCTGACCACCCAGGAGTTCTTCCTGTTGGACAACATGATAGACCGCTACACGTATATCGGACAG AGGAACATCCGGGGAGTGATGTGCGATACGTGGACGGGATACCATGAAGATGCTGGCTTCGGCGGCTCCGTTAAAGACAACATTACTGTGGAATGGTATTTCCTTAGC AAAAACTGGACGACGTGGAATGACGTGGCTGCGGTGTTTCCAGGAGACGGTGTCCCAGTCGCGATGCGGGCCTGGTCTCCTGACCCATCAGGGAAG AATGTTCCCATCTACAACTTCAACGCGTTCGACTTTGACCGATCAGTGCCCAACGTCCTTAACTACGACATCAGCCCATGCTACGTCAATGACAACAGGCGAATGTTCCACTTCTCTGTCGACG GTCAGTTCGAGCAGTTCATCTCCGACAACATGGAACTCTTCAGATATTCTGTCATGTCCACCATCGTCAGCATGTGCGACATCTCCTCCCTCAGAGTCGCCAACATTAAG GTTGACCTTGACGAGGATGTGCACGTCACATTTGAGATGTTGGACGTAGCATCTGTCGTCGGCGACAACCCCAGCGTCGTCCCTCAGGTATCTCTGACAGACGCTGCCAACACCTTTATCAACTCTGTCCAAGGGGGTACTTTCACCATCGTCTGGAACGACTATCTCGTCGGCTCCGGTCAG GCTCCAAGCATCACCGTCATGTCGGACAGCCTGACAGAAATGGACTACGAGAAACACCAGTTCGGTAAACCAGGCATCATTGGCTTTGGGCCAG GTACGATGGCCGGCGTGGGGTTTGCGATGATTATAGTCGGAGGCACCATGGGAGCTGGCACCAGCTTCTTTTgctataaataa